The genomic DNA GGAAAGAAGCGTTGCAATCCCCTGACTGCGCACCAATGATGCGCCAATTAACGCAGTCGAAATAACGATTGCTATCGTAGTCCAAACCCCGAGGAATCCACCTACTTGAATAAATAGACCTATTTCAACTATGGGTACACATATGAATAACAACAATAAAATAGGAAACATGCATCCTCCTCACATTAAGGTGCTCAGTTTAAGCTCAAAAAGGGTATAAGCTCAATTGTTATATACCTTTAGCCGCCTTTCATCTCACACAAATACCAAGCAATGGTCATTGTGTGCAAAATTCTGTGTTTTTCCCTCGTAAAAGTGATCAATTTATAATTTTTATTTTCTTATTCCATGTATGGTGTTGCATATGAAATCTAGTCTGATTTTATCGCTAAATAATCTACGAATGGACTCATTAAACTGAATTGATAAATGAATAGTTACTTCTAAACTATTCATTGTTATATCAAATAAGATGAATAAAGGTCCATGCTATGACAACATCTGCTGCACTGTTAGCCACCCGTATAGAAGAAGATCTCCTTGGGCAACGCCATGTTCCTGCCGACGCCTATTATGGTATCCACACCCTGCGCGCTATTGAAAACTTTACCATTTCAAGTATGACGATTTCCGATGTGCCGGAATTTGTTCGCGGCATGGTTATGACGAAAAAAGCGGCGACCATCGCCAATAAAGAACTTGGTGTTATTCAACCCGATGTTGCTCAGCACATCATTGAGGCATGTGACGTCATACTGGAAACAGGACGTTGTATGGACCAATTCCCTTCCGATGTCTTTCAGGGGGGGGCAGGCACCTCAGTCAACATGAATACCAACGAAGTGATTGCCAACCTAGCCCTTGAACTCATGGGCAAAGAGAAAGGCCAATACGACATTGTTAACCCCAATGATGACGTTAACAAAAGTCAATCAACCAACTGTGCATACCCCACTGGCTTCCGCATCGCGGTATACAACAGCGTCAGTAAACTTATTGAAGCCATTGAGTATTTAAAATGTGCCTTTGCCGATAAAAGCACTGAATTTGACGGCATCCTCAAAATGGGACGTACCCAGTTACAAGATGCGGTACCTATGACCGTGGGCCAAGAGTTTCATGCGTGGTCGGTCACCCTGTCCGAGGAGATTCGCAACCTACAATACACCGCCAAACTGCTGCTTGAGGTTAATTTAGGGGCAACGGCGATTGGAACGGGATTAAACGCTGCCGAAGGCTATCAAGAGTTGGCTGTCAAAGCCTTAGCCGAAGTCACTGGGCTTGAGTGTGTGCCATCAGAAGATCTCATCGAAGCCACTTCAGACTGTGGTGCTTATGTCATGATGCACGGCGCACTTAAACGTCTTGCCGTTAAGCTTTCTAAAATTTGTAATGACCTGCGCCTATTATCCTCAGGGCCACGCGCAGGCCTTAATGAACTCAACTTACCGGAGCTTCAAGCCGGTTCATCTATCATGCCCGCTAAAGTAAACCCTGTGGTTCCCGAGGTGGTTAACCAAGTGTGCTTTAAGGTGTTGGGAAATGACAACACCATCTCATTTGCAGCAGAAGGGGGGCAACTTCAGTTAAACGTAATGGAACCCGTCATTGCGCAAAGCATGTTTGAATCCCTAACCATTTTAACCAATGCCTGTGTCAATCTGCGTGATAAATGCATTGCCGGCATTACCGTAAACAAAGAGGTTTGTGAAAGTCACGTTTTCAACTCCATCGGTATCGTCACCTATTTAAACCCATATATAGGACATCACGAAGGCGATATCGTCGGTAAAATTTGTGCTCAAACAGGCAAAAATGTCCGTGAAGTGGTTTTAGAGCGTGGACTGCTTACAGAGGCGGAACTGGAAGATATCTTCTCAGCTGAAAACTTAATGAAGCCACAATATCGAGCTAAGCGCTTCGAACAAACTCACAGCAAATAGGTACCGTCTCTTTTCATTCGATAAGCTCAAATTTTATGCCTGAAATTTGAGCTTAATGTTACTAACACAATTTAATTAAACGAAAGGAAACAACAATGATAATGATACAACTACTGGTTGTTCTGGTGTTCATCTATATAGGTGCCAGAATTGGCGGTATAGGCATTGGTCTCGCGGGCGGACTAGGCGTTATTGCGCTCTCTTTGGGGCTTGGTGTCCCAACTAGCCAAGCGTTTATACCGGTCGACGTTATACTAATTATTATGTCGGTCATTACCGCTATTGCCGCAATGCAAGTGGCAGGTGGTATGGATTGGCTGGTACAACTGGCCGAAAACTTCTTACGCAAACACCCAGAAAGAATCACCTTCTACGCGCCGATCGTAACCTTTTTCATGACCCTTATGGCGGGTACTGGGCATACTGCATTCTCAACTCTACCGGTTATTGCCGAAGTAGCAAAAGGCCAAGGCATTCGCCCTTCAAGACCTCTTTCTATTGCCGTTGTGGCCTCACAAATTGCAATTACCGCTTCACCAATTTCTGCTGCCGTAGTCGCTTTTGCAGCCATGCTTGATCCTCTCGGTGTCGATTACCTCACTCTACTTGCTGTGTGCATTCCAACCACTTTTATCGCATGTATGATAGGGGCGTTTGTTGCCAACTTTATTGGCTGTTCACTTAAAGATGACCCTGTTTATCAGGAGCGTCTAGAGCAAGGACTCATCAAACTAAATAGCAGTACCCAACGTGAAATACTGCCAACAGCAAAACGTGCGACCTTTATTTTCTTAGGTGCCATTTTATTTGTGGTCCTATATGCGGCAGCCATCTCTGGTTCTGTTGGCTTGATTGAAAACCCGCACTTAGGTCGAAACGAAGCCATCATGACGGTGATGCTCGGTGCTGCTGCCATTATTGTTCTCACCACTAAGATTGATGCGTCTCTAATTCCATCAGCGGCGACGTTCCGTTCCGGTATGACCGCTTGTGTGTGTGTATTAGGTGTGGCTTGGCTTGGCTCTACCTTTGTGAACGCGCATGTTAATGACATTAAAGAAGTGGCGGGAGCACTGCTAGAAACCTACCCATGGATGCTGGCTATCGTGTTATTCCTAGCGTCTATGTTGCTTTACTCTCAAGGAGCGACCACTGTGGCACTGATGCCTGCAGCTCTTGCCATTGGCGTAGCTCCTCTTACTGCGGTAGCTTCATTTGCGGCGGTGAGCGCTTTGTTTGTATTGCCAACCTATCCAACACTTTTGGCGGCGGTAGAAATGGATGACACGGGTTCAACTCGAATCGGTAAATATGTGTTTAACCACCCTTTCATCATCCCTGGAGTGGTTACCATTGCCACATCAGTAACACTTGGCTTCTTAATTGGTAGTTTCTTTATTTAAGTCACCGCTTATTTAAGTTCACTACTTAACATAAAAAGGGGCGCACTATGCGCCTCTTTCTGTTTTAATCTAAATTAATACGATAGACGACGAAACTTAACACCCCTCTATCAGGTCTCTTTATTAACTGAATTCGATTTGTACGGACACTATGCGCTCAACCCTAATCTCATTATTGTTATTATGCTTTTCTCACGCCACTTTGGCCGCGTTTAGCAGTCAAACGACGCCTACGCCTCAACCGAACTTTGAGCAAGCAAGCTTTGGTCAACCGGCCTTTAAAACCGTAGAGCAAGCCTTCCCTTTTACGACTATCCAACAGGATAACCAAGTTCAATTAACGTGGCAGGTTTCTAAAGGCTACTACCTTTATCAGTCTCGATTTGATGTGCAAGCTCAAAATGCCACCTTAGGTAAGTTACAATTAAGAGATGGCACACCGTACAAAGATGAATTTTTTGGCTTAGTGAATATTTACACTGAGCCTGTGACGATAACGGTGCCCATTACAGAATCACACAATAACGCACAACTTACCGTGCAATACCAAGGCTGTGCTAAAGCAGGGTTTTGCTACCCCCCAGAAACTAAGGTCATTTCCTTAGCACCGAGCAGTGCCACAACCACCAGCACCGCACTTACCATACCCCCTACCGAAACATCCAAGAGCGCCTCCATTGACGCTCTACCTAAAAACGACAGTGATATGGCGGCGCTACTTAGTGACTCTATTTGGACGCCATTAATCTTTTTATTACTCGGTATCGGCCTAGCCTTTACACCCTGTGTATTGCCTATGTACCCCATTTTAACCAGCATAGTTTTAGGTAATGGCAAACAGTCTTCGGCTCGCGCCCTATCATTGTCTTTTATTTATGTGCAAGGTATGGCGTTAACATACACCCTACTAGGACTAGTGGTGGCCTCTGCTGGAATGCAATTTCAGGCGGCACTGCAGCATCCTGCGGTGCTCATCACCATTAGTGTCCTGTTTGTCTTACTGTCGCTATCCATGTTTGGCCTATATAACTTACAACTTCCTAGTAGCGTGCAAACTAAGCTCAGCGAAATAAGCAATCAGCAAAAAGGTGGGCGCTGGTTGGGGGCTTTTGTTATGGGCATTATATCTGGATTAGTGTGCTCTCCTTGTACTACTGCCCCTCTATCTGGAGCCTTGCTGTATGTGGCTCAAACCGGCGATATCTTAACGGGCGCCATCACTCTATATGCATTAGCTCTAGGGATGGGCATACCACTCATCATACTGGCTGTTTTTGGTAATCGCTTCTTACCCAAAGCTGGATTATGGATGGATAAAGTCAAAATCGTATTCGGTTTTGTATTACTGGCAGCTCCGCTATTTTTCTTGGAAAGAATCATCAATGAGCAATGGGTGTTAGCTCTGTGGTCTCTTTTAGGGATCTCGTTTTTTGCTTGGCTCTATCATGCAAAAAATCAATTACCTTTTGGCAGTTGGAAACAAAGCCTTATTGGCGTCATTGCGGTATTAGGTTTAATTGGTTCAGCACAACCTATATGGAATAAATTACTCGGCTTAGATAGCCATATTGCGCCAGTTACATCTGAAATTTCCTTTACCCGAGTCAGCACAGTTGCTGAATTGCAACAGCAACTAGATAAAGCCAAGCTCGCAGGAAAACCTGTGATGCTCGACTTTTATGCTGACTGGTGTGTGGCCTGCAAGGAGTTTGAGAAATACACCTTCCATGAGGCGCAAGTAGAGAAAAAACTGACTCAGTTTGTACTACTGCAAGCGGATGTCACTAAAAATCAAATGCAGGACATCAAACTCCTTGAACACATGCATGTGCTAGGGTTACCTACCATCGAGTTTTGGGATGCTAACGGGGAACACCAGCCCGCATCTCGACTCACCGGTTTTGTCAAAGCGGAGCCTTTCTTAAATCACCTGCAGCGCATTAACCCATAAAACACCCACATGCCCATTCCTCATTGAATGGGCATTTTTCAATCTGCTCAATAAATATCGATATAGCCCAGAGTTTTCACTCCTCAATGTTGTTCATTGCATGAAAAGTATTAATAATCTATTAAATAAACTCTAACAACATGGATACAAGTGACATGGACGCCACCTATACTATTGTTATCGCTGATGATCACCCGTTATTTAGGAATGCTCTATTTCAATCAGTGCATATGGCCATTAGTGGGGCGAACTTACTTGAAGCCGATTCACTTAACACCTTGCTTGAACTGCTACGCAAACAACAAGACGTTGACCTTATTCTGCTGGATCTGAAAATGCCAGGTGCGAATGGCATGTCAGGGCTAATGCAGTTACGCAGTGAGTTTCCAGATATTGCCGTTGTTGTCATATCCGCAAGTGAAGATCCTTCGGTAGTCAGCCAAGTAAAAAGCCATGGCGCTTTTGGTTTTATTCCTAAATCCAGTGATATGCGCAGCCTAATTAATGCCCTAAATCAAGTTCTCAATGGCGATCAATTCTTTCCCGAACATTTAGTGAAACACGCCCAACAATACAGTGATATCACAGATAAGCTCGCCTCTCTAACCCCACAACAATATAAAGTATTGGCTATGTTGGCTGATGGTTTGCTCAACAAACAAATTGCCTATGAACTGGATGTCTCTGTGGCTACCATAAAAGCGCATATGACCGCTATTTTCCGCAAACTTGGCGTCACCAATCGCACGCAAGCGGTTATCTTACTGCAGCAATCCGAAGTGGGATCTTAACCGCTGCTTAGGGCAATAATGAGCAAATAATCTCTTTTGCCAATCCAATCCTTATTAGACCTTTGGCTAATACCATACAAACCCAAGCTCACACTTTCTCCCACACATATCGTAACCTTCTGATTTAAAAACATTTACAACAAACGTTCATCACGACCAAAGTTGAAAAGCGTTATTGGAAGCACACTGCTATCGTATGTTTGAAACATTTCATTAACATACTAAGCGTAAGGAGACGGTAATGGCATTTGAAAATGAAGAACGAGCCAAAGCCTACTGGAGCAAAAATGTGCGACTGATGATCAGCCTATTGGTGATCTGGTTTGTCGCATCATTCGGTTGCGGTATTTTATTTGTAGACGAACTTAATCAATTCCAAATTGGTGGATATAAACTCGGCTTCTGGTTTGCACAACAAGGCTCTATCTACTGTTTCTTAGGCATTATTTTCTACTATTCGTGGAAGATGCGTCAGATTGACCGCGAATTTAACGTAGAAGAATAAGGAGCAACAAAGATGGATCTTAAGACGATTACCTACCTTGTTGTAGGGGCCACATTTGTCCTCTATATCGGGATTGCGATATGGGCAAGAGCCGGTACAACTAAGGAATTTTATGTTGCAGGTGGAGGGGTTCACCCCATTGCAAATGGCATGGCAACCGCAGCAGACTGGATGTCGGCGGCTTCGTTTATCTCTATGGCTGGCTTAATTGCCTTCATGGGATACGGTGGCTCTGTTTTCCTTATGGGTTGGACTGGCGGTTATGTACTGCTCGCCCTACTGCTTGCTCCATACTTGCGTAAATTTGGCAAGTTCACCGTTCCTGAGTTTGTTGGCGAACGCTTCTACTCTAAAGCTGCCCGAGTGGTGGCGGTAGCCTGTCTTATCATCGCCTCTGTGACCTATGTTATTGGTCAAATGAAAGGCGTGGGTGTAGCCTTTGGTCGCTTCCTTGAAGTGGACTATGCCACAGGACTTGGCGTAGGTATGTGTATTGTCTTCATCTATGCCGTTATGGGTGGCATGAAAGGCATTACCTACACTCAAATAGCTCAATACTGCGTACTCATTCTTGCTTACACTATTCCAGCAGTATTTATCTCTTTGCAGCTTACTGGCCACGCTCTGCCACAAATTGGTCTCGGCAGTACCATGACAGGAACCGATGTTTATCTACTCGACCGGCTTGACCAAGTGGTGACCGAACTCGGCTTCACCGAATACACAACACATGTACGGGGAGATACCCTCAATATGTTTGTGTATACCATGTCCTTGATGATAGGTACTGCAGGTCTACCCCATGTCATTATTCGTTTCTTTACTGTGCCTAAGGTGCGTGATGCGCGAACGTCTGCCGGTTGGGCGCTAGTGTTCATTGCCATTCTTTACACAACAGCACCTGCTGTAGCGGCAATGGCTCGCTTAAATCTAATGGAAACCGTTAACCTACCGTCCGGTCAAAACCTTGTTTACGACGAGCGCCCAGCTTGGTTTAAGAACTGGGAAAAAACGGGCTTGCTAGGGTTTGAAGATAAAAATGCGGATGGAGAAATTCAATACACCTCAAGTGCTGAAACCAATGAGCTCAGAGTAGATAGAGATATCATGGTATTAGCCAACCCTGAAATTGCAAAATTGCCTAACTGGGTCATTGCTCTAGTAGCTGCAGGTGGATTGGCGGCCGCGTTATCCACCGCAGCAGGCCTACTGCTTGCGATATCCTCGGCCATATCGCACGATCTGATAAAAGGGGTGATAAACCCCAACATATCCGAGAAAAACGAACTGCTCTCCAGTCGGATAGCTATGGCCGTCGCCATTGGGGTTGCGGGGTATCTGGGGCTCAACCCACCAGGCTTTGCCGCCGGTACAGTGGCTCTGGCATTTGGGCTCGCCGCCTCCTCCATCTTCCCTGCCTTGATGATGGGTATATTTAGCAAAGGCATCAATAAAGAAGGGGCGATTGCAGGTATGATCGCAGGTATCAGTATTACTCTGTTCTATGTATTCCAACACAAAGGCATCCTATTTGTTGCCGATTGGAAGTTCCTACAGAGTTGGGGGAGTAACTGGTTCCTAGGTATTGAACCAAACGCCTTTGGTGCCATTGGAGCTGTGTTCAATTTTGTTGTGGCATTTGCGGTATCAAAAGTAACGGCTGAAACGCCACAAGAGGTAAAAGACCTTGTTGAGCACGTTCGTGTTCCTGCTGGTGCAGGCTCAGCTCAAGACCATTAAGATTAGTTTAATCTAGTCCACAAAAGCCCCTGCGGGGGCTTTTTTAATCGCCTCACTCAAGTATGGTAACAAGGTGGTGTTTAGGAAAATGACACCTTTAATCAATCACCTCCACTATTTACATTGTCGCTAGGATGCAAAAATGTTCAAAAACAAACACTTTATCGTTGCTCTATTAGTTGCACCTATTTTGGCTGTCATTACCTATTTTGGGGTTGATATGGCGGTAAGTGAAAAACCGCACGCCGCGAAACAAGGTAAAAGCTATAAACTGATCAGTAAATCAAATTGTCGCTATACCAGTGGCTTATGTGATTTTGAAAATGGCGAGTTTAAAGTACAGTTCCGCTCAGAAAAGCTCACCTCTGATAGCTTGCAGTTAACCCTGAAATCAAAATTCCCACTGCAAGGGATTAAAGTGGCCTTAGCTGATGAAGCCGATGCCAACCCAATAGCCATGACCTCCACCAATCAAGATATGCGAAACTGGGCAGTGT from Vibrio rarus includes the following:
- a CDS encoding sodium:solute symporter family protein, which translates into the protein MDLKTITYLVVGATFVLYIGIAIWARAGTTKEFYVAGGGVHPIANGMATAADWMSAASFISMAGLIAFMGYGGSVFLMGWTGGYVLLALLLAPYLRKFGKFTVPEFVGERFYSKAARVVAVACLIIASVTYVIGQMKGVGVAFGRFLEVDYATGLGVGMCIVFIYAVMGGMKGITYTQIAQYCVLILAYTIPAVFISLQLTGHALPQIGLGSTMTGTDVYLLDRLDQVVTELGFTEYTTHVRGDTLNMFVYTMSLMIGTAGLPHVIIRFFTVPKVRDARTSAGWALVFIAILYTTAPAVAAMARLNLMETVNLPSGQNLVYDERPAWFKNWEKTGLLGFEDKNADGEIQYTSSAETNELRVDRDIMVLANPEIAKLPNWVIALVAAGGLAAALSTAAGLLLAISSAISHDLIKGVINPNISEKNELLSSRIAMAVAIGVAGYLGLNPPGFAAGTVALAFGLAASSIFPALMMGIFSKGINKEGAIAGMIAGISITLFYVFQHKGILFVADWKFLQSWGSNWFLGIEPNAFGAIGAVFNFVVAFAVSKVTAETPQEVKDLVEHVRVPAGAGSAQDH
- a CDS encoding anaerobic C4-dicarboxylate transporter, giving the protein MIMIQLLVVLVFIYIGARIGGIGIGLAGGLGVIALSLGLGVPTSQAFIPVDVILIIMSVITAIAAMQVAGGMDWLVQLAENFLRKHPERITFYAPIVTFFMTLMAGTGHTAFSTLPVIAEVAKGQGIRPSRPLSIAVVASQIAITASPISAAVVAFAAMLDPLGVDYLTLLAVCIPTTFIACMIGAFVANFIGCSLKDDPVYQERLEQGLIKLNSSTQREILPTAKRATFIFLGAILFVVLYAAAISGSVGLIENPHLGRNEAIMTVMLGAAAIIVLTTKIDASLIPSAATFRSGMTACVCVLGVAWLGSTFVNAHVNDIKEVAGALLETYPWMLAIVLFLASMLLYSQGATTVALMPAALAIGVAPLTAVASFAAVSALFVLPTYPTLLAAVEMDDTGSTRIGKYVFNHPFIIPGVVTIATSVTLGFLIGSFFI
- a CDS encoding DUF4212 domain-containing protein, translated to MAFENEERAKAYWSKNVRLMISLLVIWFVASFGCGILFVDELNQFQIGGYKLGFWFAQQGSIYCFLGIIFYYSWKMRQIDREFNVEE
- the aspA gene encoding aspartate ammonia-lyase — protein: MTTSAALLATRIEEDLLGQRHVPADAYYGIHTLRAIENFTISSMTISDVPEFVRGMVMTKKAATIANKELGVIQPDVAQHIIEACDVILETGRCMDQFPSDVFQGGAGTSVNMNTNEVIANLALELMGKEKGQYDIVNPNDDVNKSQSTNCAYPTGFRIAVYNSVSKLIEAIEYLKCAFADKSTEFDGILKMGRTQLQDAVPMTVGQEFHAWSVTLSEEIRNLQYTAKLLLEVNLGATAIGTGLNAAEGYQELAVKALAEVTGLECVPSEDLIEATSDCGAYVMMHGALKRLAVKLSKICNDLRLLSSGPRAGLNELNLPELQAGSSIMPAKVNPVVPEVVNQVCFKVLGNDNTISFAAEGGQLQLNVMEPVIAQSMFESLTILTNACVNLRDKCIAGITVNKEVCESHVFNSIGIVTYLNPYIGHHEGDIVGKICAQTGKNVREVVLERGLLTEAELEDIFSAENLMKPQYRAKRFEQTHSK
- a CDS encoding protein-disulfide reductase DsbD, whose protein sequence is MRSTLISLLLLCFSHATLAAFSSQTTPTPQPNFEQASFGQPAFKTVEQAFPFTTIQQDNQVQLTWQVSKGYYLYQSRFDVQAQNATLGKLQLRDGTPYKDEFFGLVNIYTEPVTITVPITESHNNAQLTVQYQGCAKAGFCYPPETKVISLAPSSATTTSTALTIPPTETSKSASIDALPKNDSDMAALLSDSIWTPLIFLLLGIGLAFTPCVLPMYPILTSIVLGNGKQSSARALSLSFIYVQGMALTYTLLGLVVASAGMQFQAALQHPAVLITISVLFVLLSLSMFGLYNLQLPSSVQTKLSEISNQQKGGRWLGAFVMGIISGLVCSPCTTAPLSGALLYVAQTGDILTGAITLYALALGMGIPLIILAVFGNRFLPKAGLWMDKVKIVFGFVLLAAPLFFLERIINEQWVLALWSLLGISFFAWLYHAKNQLPFGSWKQSLIGVIAVLGLIGSAQPIWNKLLGLDSHIAPVTSEISFTRVSTVAELQQQLDKAKLAGKPVMLDFYADWCVACKEFEKYTFHEAQVEKKLTQFVLLQADVTKNQMQDIKLLEHMHVLGLPTIEFWDANGEHQPASRLTGFVKAEPFLNHLQRINP
- a CDS encoding response regulator transcription factor, whose protein sequence is MDATYTIVIADDHPLFRNALFQSVHMAISGANLLEADSLNTLLELLRKQQDVDLILLDLKMPGANGMSGLMQLRSEFPDIAVVVISASEDPSVVSQVKSHGAFGFIPKSSDMRSLINALNQVLNGDQFFPEHLVKHAQQYSDITDKLASLTPQQYKVLAMLADGLLNKQIAYELDVSVATIKAHMTAIFRKLGVTNRTQAVILLQQSEVGS